A portion of the Achromobacter sp. MFA1 R4 genome contains these proteins:
- a CDS encoding ASCH domain-containing protein gives MKRQSLQFSEPLKKAVLDGAKVQSRRILKPQPSKFTTVWYADAADSGRWVAMGPSPDNPSELRKTSSWVRCPYGKSGETIILTDEAGTPFATAVVVGVRIQRLQHLTEADARAEGTHALYQSSALLPGVPLQTAFALMWCERYGAHAWAANPWVWVVEYRQSVPYESADA, from the coding sequence ATGAAACGGCAGTCACTTCAGTTTAGCGAACCGCTTAAAAAGGCCGTCCTGGATGGCGCCAAGGTGCAGAGCCGGCGCATCCTGAAGCCGCAGCCGTCCAAGTTCACCACGGTCTGGTATGCGGACGCCGCGGATTCGGGCAGGTGGGTAGCCATGGGCCCCTCGCCCGATAATCCTTCCGAATTGCGCAAGACCTCCAGCTGGGTGCGCTGCCCCTACGGAAAATCCGGGGAAACCATCATCCTCACCGATGAAGCTGGCACCCCGTTTGCCACCGCCGTCGTGGTGGGCGTGCGCATCCAGCGCCTGCAGCACCTGACCGAAGCCGACGCGCGTGCCGAAGGCACGCACGCCCTCTATCAGAGTTCGGCGCTATTGCCCGGCGTGCCGCTGCAGACCGCATTTGCCCTGATGTGGTGTGAGCGCTACGGAGCCCACGCCTGGGCCGCGAATCCGTGGGTATGGGTGGTCGAATATCGCCAATCCGTGCCCTACGAATCCGCGGACGCGTGA
- a CDS encoding virulence factor, with the protein MKKWLIASVGAAGLLISSVAMARVDVGISIGIPGVVYPAPVYVAPQPVYVPPPPVYYRPAPVYVAPPVVYPAPVYYRGGRYYDRGHYHGPKHGHGHYRGRGHGHGRDD; encoded by the coding sequence ATGAAAAAATGGCTTATCGCAAGTGTGGGTGCCGCGGGTCTGCTGATCTCCAGCGTCGCCATGGCGCGCGTGGACGTCGGCATCTCCATCGGCATCCCGGGCGTCGTCTACCCGGCGCCCGTCTATGTCGCGCCGCAGCCGGTCTACGTGCCGCCGCCGCCCGTCTATTACCGGCCCGCGCCGGTCTACGTGGCGCCGCCCGTGGTTTATCCGGCGCCGGTGTATTACCGCGGCGGCCGCTATTATGACCGCGGGCATTATCACGGGCCCAAGCATGGTCACGGCCATTACCGCGGCCGCGGTCATGGACACGGACGCGACGACTGA